A region of Carassius auratus strain Wakin chromosome 11, ASM336829v1, whole genome shotgun sequence DNA encodes the following proteins:
- the LOC113110944 gene encoding inter-alpha-trypsin inhibitor heavy chain H3-like isoform X9 — protein sequence MMDRAALQVILLGMFLMSATSDPVKKKKNVDIYSFYINSTVTSRYATTVITSRVANTLNESQEIQFEVKIPKNAFISKFRMTIEGKTYDGVVKEKEAAQQQYNQAVSRGQSAGLVKSVGRTLEDFKTSVTVSAFSKVTFELTYEELLKRRLGKYELLINAQPMQPVADFKIDVHIQEKPGISFLEVKGDLSTGDLANAIKTTRADKDFQVWVTFYPTQDQQTKCKSCGENGLNGDLLITYDVERQNPKGEIMVSKGYFVHYFAPSDVPRISKNVVFIIDRSGSMSGRKIKQTRLALLKILSDLDEDDHFGLITFDSEVSLWKRELLRATEANLENAKSFVKEIRDRGATDINAAVLAGVDMINRHPREGTASILILLTDGDPTTGETNIEKIMSNVKKAIGNKFPLYCLGFGYDVNFDFLTKMSLENSGVARRIYEDSDADLQLQGFYEEVAVPLLTDIQLKYPGGTNLTKTSFSLYFNGSEIVVSGQITDNSVESFTTEVIAVSKGSNVTYQDTIMTKDPSDVPPENENFMQRLWAYLTVKQLLDRQVLLKGQEKEDEKKEALKLSLKYQFVTTLTSMVVTKPQEGEVEVANKPKEGKGGDGYTADVDSDDDDSVINHHPAQRAFLLHSVPMDYPAAMDYSDAMDYSVMIHHPLPTYGSPTIHTTTPPAVQVHSNRFLLPVVGQSKPLCFDVPLPHKLRLLQDSASEFSMNGESLSENHGFHQIAIHYKTNHHLIISTKSISYHNGQDKVEILWGQELTQHNTDGVSLVVLENEMNVTMGNIGVVIISHKKDGVKFLWPAIWEHPKDVNLTGVLGKSDISYVKTEGSQTPTLKMKDKEVKTYLETVSDYRFHSTPVQECWLVPFQAVMEAEISDFTVTQL from the exons ATGATGGATCGAGCAGCTCTCCAGGTGATTCTCTTGGGCATGTTTCTCATGTCAGCCACTTCAGACCCTGTTAAGAAG aaaaaaaatgtggaTATATACAGCTTCTACATTAACTCCACGGTCACCAGTCGCTACGCCACAACAGTCATCACGAGCCGTGTTGCGAACACACTGAATGAATCTCAAGAGATCCAGTTTGAGGTCAAGATTCCCAAGAATGCCTTCATCAGCAAATTCAGAAT GACCATTGAGGGAAAAACATATGATGGGGTTGTGAAGGAAAAAGAAGCAGCTCAGCAGCAATACAATCAAGCAGTATCTCGAGGACAAAGTGCTGGACTGGTCaa ATCTGTTGGAAGGACTTTAGAGGACTTTAAAACCTCAGTGACAGTGTCTGCTTTTAGTAAAGTGACCTTTGAGTTGACCTACGAGGAACTGCTAAAGCGTCGCCTCGGAAAATATGAGCTACTCATCAATGCCCAACCAATGCAGCCGGTGGCTGACTTCAAG ATAGATGTACACATCCAAGAGAAACCAGGAATTTCCTTCTTGGAGGTGAAAGGAGATTTGAGCACCGGTGATCTGGCCAATGCCATCAAAACCACCAGAGCAGACAAAGAC TTTCAGGTATGGGTGACCTTCTACCCCACACAAGATCAACAGACCAAGTGTAAAAGCTGTGGAGAAAATGGGCTGAACGGTGACCTGCTCATAACATACGATGTGGAGAGACAAAATCCCAAAGGAGAAATCatg GTATCAAAAGGCTATTTCGTCCACTACTTTGCTCCATCTGATGTTCCACGTATTTCCAAAAATGTGGTGTTTATCATCGACCGGAGTGGTTCTATGAGCGGCCGAAAaataaaacag ACTCGATTGGCACTGCTAAAGATTTTAAGTGATCTTGATGAGGATGACCACTTTGGATTGATCACCTTTGACAGTGAAGTTAGCTTATGGAAGCGTGAGCTCCTCAGAGCTACTGAGGCAAATCTGGAGAATGCAAAATCTTTTGTGAAGGAGATCAGAGATAGAGGAG CCACGGACATAAACGCTGCAGTTCTAGCAGGAGTGGACATGATCAATCGACATCCACGAGAGGGAACAGCCTCCATCCTGATCCTGCTGACTGATGGAGATCCCACTACAG gtGAAACCAACATAGAGAAGATAATGTCCAATGTGAAAAAGGCCATTGGCAATAAATTTCCCCTCTATTGTCTTGGTTTTGGATATGATGTTAACTTTGACTTCCTGACAAAGATGTCACTGGAAAATAGTGGAGTTGCTCGCAGGATTTATGAAGATTCAGACGCTGATCTACAGCTGCAG GGCTTCTATGAAGAAGTTGCCGTCCCTCTCCTCACTGATATTCAACTTAAATACCCAGGAGGGACAAACCTTACCAAGACCAGCTTTAGTTTGTACTTCAATGGCTCTGAGATTGTGGTGTCAGGACAAATAACAGACAACAGTGTGGAGAGTTTCACCACTGAAGTCATCGCagtatca AAAGGCAGTaatgtgacatatcaggacactaTAATGACAAAAGACCCCAGTGATGTCCCACCTGAGAATGAAAATTTCATGCAGAGGTTGTGGGCCTACCTTACAGTGAAGCAGCTTCTGGACAGACA GGTGCTTCTTAAAGGACAGGAGAAAgaggatgaaaaaaaagaagctctCAAACTCTCCCTGAAATACCAGTTTGTCACTACCCTGACCTCTATGGTTGTCACTAAGCCACAGGAAGGTGAAGTGGAAGTGGCCAACAAACCCAAAGAGGGAAAAGGGGGAGATGGATATACAGCTGATGTTGATTCTGATGATGATGACTCAg TTATAAATCATCATCCTGCACAACGTG CCTTCCTATTGCACAGCG TTCCAATGGACTATCCtg CTGCAATGGATTATTCTG ATGCAATGGATTATTCTG TAATGATTCATCATCCTCTACCAACCT ATGGCTCCCCAACTATTCATACAACTACTCCCCCTGCTGTGCAAG TCCATAGCAATCGTTTCCTGCTGCCTGTTGTTGGTCAGTCTAAGCCACTCTGTTTCGACGTTCCTCTTCCTCACAAACTCAGACTCCTGCAGGATTCAGCTTCAG AGTTCTCTATGAACGGAGAGTCTTTGAGTGAAAATCATGGATTCCATCAAATTGCTATTCATTACAAAACTAACCATCATTTGATAATAAGCACAAAGTCTATCAGTTACCATAATGGCCAGGACAAAGTTGAGATTTTGTGGGGCCAGGAACTCACCCAACACAATACAGATGG GGTGTCTCTGGTTGTCCTGGAAAACGAAATGAATGTTACCATGGGAAATATTGGTGTTGTTATTATTTCTCATAAGAAAGATGGGGTCAAGTTTTTGTGGCCTGCCATTTGGGAACATCCAAAAGATGTTAACCTGACAGGTGTTTTAG GAAAGTCTGATATTTCATATGTGAAGACTGAAGGATCACAAACACCAACTCTTAAGATGAAGGACAAGGAGGTGAAGACATATTT GGAGACTGTCAGCGATTACAGATTCCATTCCACTCCTGTTCAGGAATGCTGGCTTGTCCCATTCCAGGCTGTGATGGAGGCAGAGATTTCTGATTTCACTGTCACTCAGCTTTAG
- the LOC113110944 gene encoding inter-alpha-trypsin inhibitor heavy chain H3-like isoform X8, producing the protein MMDRAALQVILLGMFLMSATSDPVKKKKNVDIYSFYINSTVTSRYATTVITSRVANTLNESQEIQFEVKIPKNAFISKFRMTIEGKTYDGVVKEKEAAQQQYNQAVSRGQSAGLVKSVGRTLEDFKTSVTVSAFSKVTFELTYEELLKRRLGKYELLINAQPMQPVADFKIDVHIQEKPGISFLEVKGDLSTGDLANAIKTTRADKDFQVWVTFYPTQDQQTKCKSCGENGLNGDLLITYDVERQNPKGEIMVSKGYFVHYFAPSDVPRISKNVVFIIDRSGSMSGRKIKQTRLALLKILSDLDEDDHFGLITFDSEVSLWKRELLRATEANLENAKSFVKEIRDRGATDINAAVLAGVDMINRHPREGTASILILLTDGDPTTGETNIEKIMSNVKKAIGNKFPLYCLGFGYDVNFDFLTKMSLENSGVARRIYEDSDADLQLQGFYEEVAVPLLTDIQLKYPGGTNLTKTSFSLYFNGSEIVVSGQITDNSVESFTTEVIAVSKGSNVTYQDTIMTKDPSDVPPENENFMQRLWAYLTVKQLLDRQVLLKGQEKEDEKKEALKLSLKYQFVTTLTSMVVTKPQEGEVEVANKPKEGKGGDGYTADVDSDDDDSVINHHPAQRAFLLHSAAMDYSDAMDYSDAMDYSVMIHHPLPTYGSPTIHTTTPPAVQVHSNRFLLPVVGQSKPLCFDVPLPHKLRLLQDSASEFSMNGESLSENHGFHQIAIHYKTNHHLIISTKSISYHNGQDKVEILWGQELTQHNTDGVSLVVLENEMNVTMGNIGVVIISHKKDGVKFLWPAIWEHPKDVNLTGVLGKSDISYVKTEGSQTPTLKMKDKEVKTYLETVSDYRFHSTPVQECWLVPFQAVMEAEISDFTVTQL; encoded by the exons ATGATGGATCGAGCAGCTCTCCAGGTGATTCTCTTGGGCATGTTTCTCATGTCAGCCACTTCAGACCCTGTTAAGAAG aaaaaaaatgtggaTATATACAGCTTCTACATTAACTCCACGGTCACCAGTCGCTACGCCACAACAGTCATCACGAGCCGTGTTGCGAACACACTGAATGAATCTCAAGAGATCCAGTTTGAGGTCAAGATTCCCAAGAATGCCTTCATCAGCAAATTCAGAAT GACCATTGAGGGAAAAACATATGATGGGGTTGTGAAGGAAAAAGAAGCAGCTCAGCAGCAATACAATCAAGCAGTATCTCGAGGACAAAGTGCTGGACTGGTCaa ATCTGTTGGAAGGACTTTAGAGGACTTTAAAACCTCAGTGACAGTGTCTGCTTTTAGTAAAGTGACCTTTGAGTTGACCTACGAGGAACTGCTAAAGCGTCGCCTCGGAAAATATGAGCTACTCATCAATGCCCAACCAATGCAGCCGGTGGCTGACTTCAAG ATAGATGTACACATCCAAGAGAAACCAGGAATTTCCTTCTTGGAGGTGAAAGGAGATTTGAGCACCGGTGATCTGGCCAATGCCATCAAAACCACCAGAGCAGACAAAGAC TTTCAGGTATGGGTGACCTTCTACCCCACACAAGATCAACAGACCAAGTGTAAAAGCTGTGGAGAAAATGGGCTGAACGGTGACCTGCTCATAACATACGATGTGGAGAGACAAAATCCCAAAGGAGAAATCatg GTATCAAAAGGCTATTTCGTCCACTACTTTGCTCCATCTGATGTTCCACGTATTTCCAAAAATGTGGTGTTTATCATCGACCGGAGTGGTTCTATGAGCGGCCGAAAaataaaacag ACTCGATTGGCACTGCTAAAGATTTTAAGTGATCTTGATGAGGATGACCACTTTGGATTGATCACCTTTGACAGTGAAGTTAGCTTATGGAAGCGTGAGCTCCTCAGAGCTACTGAGGCAAATCTGGAGAATGCAAAATCTTTTGTGAAGGAGATCAGAGATAGAGGAG CCACGGACATAAACGCTGCAGTTCTAGCAGGAGTGGACATGATCAATCGACATCCACGAGAGGGAACAGCCTCCATCCTGATCCTGCTGACTGATGGAGATCCCACTACAG gtGAAACCAACATAGAGAAGATAATGTCCAATGTGAAAAAGGCCATTGGCAATAAATTTCCCCTCTATTGTCTTGGTTTTGGATATGATGTTAACTTTGACTTCCTGACAAAGATGTCACTGGAAAATAGTGGAGTTGCTCGCAGGATTTATGAAGATTCAGACGCTGATCTACAGCTGCAG GGCTTCTATGAAGAAGTTGCCGTCCCTCTCCTCACTGATATTCAACTTAAATACCCAGGAGGGACAAACCTTACCAAGACCAGCTTTAGTTTGTACTTCAATGGCTCTGAGATTGTGGTGTCAGGACAAATAACAGACAACAGTGTGGAGAGTTTCACCACTGAAGTCATCGCagtatca AAAGGCAGTaatgtgacatatcaggacactaTAATGACAAAAGACCCCAGTGATGTCCCACCTGAGAATGAAAATTTCATGCAGAGGTTGTGGGCCTACCTTACAGTGAAGCAGCTTCTGGACAGACA GGTGCTTCTTAAAGGACAGGAGAAAgaggatgaaaaaaaagaagctctCAAACTCTCCCTGAAATACCAGTTTGTCACTACCCTGACCTCTATGGTTGTCACTAAGCCACAGGAAGGTGAAGTGGAAGTGGCCAACAAACCCAAAGAGGGAAAAGGGGGAGATGGATATACAGCTGATGTTGATTCTGATGATGATGACTCAg TTATAAATCATCATCCTGCACAACGTG CCTTCCTATTGCACAGCG CTGCAATGGATTATTCTG ATGCAATGGATTATTCTG ATGCAATGGATTATTCTG TAATGATTCATCATCCTCTACCAACCT ATGGCTCCCCAACTATTCATACAACTACTCCCCCTGCTGTGCAAG TCCATAGCAATCGTTTCCTGCTGCCTGTTGTTGGTCAGTCTAAGCCACTCTGTTTCGACGTTCCTCTTCCTCACAAACTCAGACTCCTGCAGGATTCAGCTTCAG AGTTCTCTATGAACGGAGAGTCTTTGAGTGAAAATCATGGATTCCATCAAATTGCTATTCATTACAAAACTAACCATCATTTGATAATAAGCACAAAGTCTATCAGTTACCATAATGGCCAGGACAAAGTTGAGATTTTGTGGGGCCAGGAACTCACCCAACACAATACAGATGG GGTGTCTCTGGTTGTCCTGGAAAACGAAATGAATGTTACCATGGGAAATATTGGTGTTGTTATTATTTCTCATAAGAAAGATGGGGTCAAGTTTTTGTGGCCTGCCATTTGGGAACATCCAAAAGATGTTAACCTGACAGGTGTTTTAG GAAAGTCTGATATTTCATATGTGAAGACTGAAGGATCACAAACACCAACTCTTAAGATGAAGGACAAGGAGGTGAAGACATATTT GGAGACTGTCAGCGATTACAGATTCCATTCCACTCCTGTTCAGGAATGCTGGCTTGTCCCATTCCAGGCTGTGATGGAGGCAGAGATTTCTGATTTCACTGTCACTCAGCTTTAG
- the LOC113110944 gene encoding inter-alpha-trypsin inhibitor heavy chain H3-like isoform X16, producing the protein MMDRAALQVILLGMFLMSATSDPVKKKKNVDIYSFYINSTVTSRYATTVITSRVANTLNESQEIQFEVKIPKNAFISKFRMTIEGKTYDGVVKEKEAAQQQYNQAVSRGQSAGLVKSVGRTLEDFKTSVTVSAFSKVTFELTYEELLKRRLGKYELLINAQPMQPVADFKIDVHIQEKPGISFLEVKGDLSTGDLANAIKTTRADKDFQVWVTFYPTQDQQTKCKSCGENGLNGDLLITYDVERQNPKGEIMVSKGYFVHYFAPSDVPRISKNVVFIIDRSGSMSGRKIKQTRLALLKILSDLDEDDHFGLITFDSEVSLWKRELLRATEANLENAKSFVKEIRDRGATDINAAVLAGVDMINRHPREGTASILILLTDGDPTTGETNIEKIMSNVKKAIGNKFPLYCLGFGYDVNFDFLTKMSLENSGVARRIYEDSDADLQLQGFYEEVAVPLLTDIQLKYPGGTNLTKTSFSLYFNGSEIVVSGQITDNSVESFTTEVIAVSKGSNVTYQDTIMTKDPSDVPPENENFMQRLWAYLTVKQLLDRQVLLKGQEKEDEKKEALKLSLKYQFVTTLTSMVVTKPQEGEVEVANKPKEGKGGDGYTADVDSDDDDSAFLLHSAAMDYSDAMDYSVMIHHPLPTYGSPTIHTTTPPAVQVHSNRFLLPVVGQSKPLCFDVPLPHKLRLLQDSASEFSMNGESLSENHGFHQIAIHYKTNHHLIISTKSISYHNGQDKVEILWGQELTQHNTDGVSLVVLENEMNVTMGNIGVVIISHKKDGVKFLWPAIWEHPKDVNLTGVLGKSDISYVKTEGSQTPTLKMKDKEVKTYLETVSDYRFHSTPVQECWLVPFQAVMEAEISDFTVTQL; encoded by the exons ATGATGGATCGAGCAGCTCTCCAGGTGATTCTCTTGGGCATGTTTCTCATGTCAGCCACTTCAGACCCTGTTAAGAAG aaaaaaaatgtggaTATATACAGCTTCTACATTAACTCCACGGTCACCAGTCGCTACGCCACAACAGTCATCACGAGCCGTGTTGCGAACACACTGAATGAATCTCAAGAGATCCAGTTTGAGGTCAAGATTCCCAAGAATGCCTTCATCAGCAAATTCAGAAT GACCATTGAGGGAAAAACATATGATGGGGTTGTGAAGGAAAAAGAAGCAGCTCAGCAGCAATACAATCAAGCAGTATCTCGAGGACAAAGTGCTGGACTGGTCaa ATCTGTTGGAAGGACTTTAGAGGACTTTAAAACCTCAGTGACAGTGTCTGCTTTTAGTAAAGTGACCTTTGAGTTGACCTACGAGGAACTGCTAAAGCGTCGCCTCGGAAAATATGAGCTACTCATCAATGCCCAACCAATGCAGCCGGTGGCTGACTTCAAG ATAGATGTACACATCCAAGAGAAACCAGGAATTTCCTTCTTGGAGGTGAAAGGAGATTTGAGCACCGGTGATCTGGCCAATGCCATCAAAACCACCAGAGCAGACAAAGAC TTTCAGGTATGGGTGACCTTCTACCCCACACAAGATCAACAGACCAAGTGTAAAAGCTGTGGAGAAAATGGGCTGAACGGTGACCTGCTCATAACATACGATGTGGAGAGACAAAATCCCAAAGGAGAAATCatg GTATCAAAAGGCTATTTCGTCCACTACTTTGCTCCATCTGATGTTCCACGTATTTCCAAAAATGTGGTGTTTATCATCGACCGGAGTGGTTCTATGAGCGGCCGAAAaataaaacag ACTCGATTGGCACTGCTAAAGATTTTAAGTGATCTTGATGAGGATGACCACTTTGGATTGATCACCTTTGACAGTGAAGTTAGCTTATGGAAGCGTGAGCTCCTCAGAGCTACTGAGGCAAATCTGGAGAATGCAAAATCTTTTGTGAAGGAGATCAGAGATAGAGGAG CCACGGACATAAACGCTGCAGTTCTAGCAGGAGTGGACATGATCAATCGACATCCACGAGAGGGAACAGCCTCCATCCTGATCCTGCTGACTGATGGAGATCCCACTACAG gtGAAACCAACATAGAGAAGATAATGTCCAATGTGAAAAAGGCCATTGGCAATAAATTTCCCCTCTATTGTCTTGGTTTTGGATATGATGTTAACTTTGACTTCCTGACAAAGATGTCACTGGAAAATAGTGGAGTTGCTCGCAGGATTTATGAAGATTCAGACGCTGATCTACAGCTGCAG GGCTTCTATGAAGAAGTTGCCGTCCCTCTCCTCACTGATATTCAACTTAAATACCCAGGAGGGACAAACCTTACCAAGACCAGCTTTAGTTTGTACTTCAATGGCTCTGAGATTGTGGTGTCAGGACAAATAACAGACAACAGTGTGGAGAGTTTCACCACTGAAGTCATCGCagtatca AAAGGCAGTaatgtgacatatcaggacactaTAATGACAAAAGACCCCAGTGATGTCCCACCTGAGAATGAAAATTTCATGCAGAGGTTGTGGGCCTACCTTACAGTGAAGCAGCTTCTGGACAGACA GGTGCTTCTTAAAGGACAGGAGAAAgaggatgaaaaaaaagaagctctCAAACTCTCCCTGAAATACCAGTTTGTCACTACCCTGACCTCTATGGTTGTCACTAAGCCACAGGAAGGTGAAGTGGAAGTGGCCAACAAACCCAAAGAGGGAAAAGGGGGAGATGGATATACAGCTGATGTTGATTCTGATGATGATGACTCAg CCTTCCTATTGCACAGCG CTGCAATGGATTATTCTG ATGCAATGGATTATTCTG TAATGATTCATCATCCTCTACCAACCT ATGGCTCCCCAACTATTCATACAACTACTCCCCCTGCTGTGCAAG TCCATAGCAATCGTTTCCTGCTGCCTGTTGTTGGTCAGTCTAAGCCACTCTGTTTCGACGTTCCTCTTCCTCACAAACTCAGACTCCTGCAGGATTCAGCTTCAG AGTTCTCTATGAACGGAGAGTCTTTGAGTGAAAATCATGGATTCCATCAAATTGCTATTCATTACAAAACTAACCATCATTTGATAATAAGCACAAAGTCTATCAGTTACCATAATGGCCAGGACAAAGTTGAGATTTTGTGGGGCCAGGAACTCACCCAACACAATACAGATGG GGTGTCTCTGGTTGTCCTGGAAAACGAAATGAATGTTACCATGGGAAATATTGGTGTTGTTATTATTTCTCATAAGAAAGATGGGGTCAAGTTTTTGTGGCCTGCCATTTGGGAACATCCAAAAGATGTTAACCTGACAGGTGTTTTAG GAAAGTCTGATATTTCATATGTGAAGACTGAAGGATCACAAACACCAACTCTTAAGATGAAGGACAAGGAGGTGAAGACATATTT GGAGACTGTCAGCGATTACAGATTCCATTCCACTCCTGTTCAGGAATGCTGGCTTGTCCCATTCCAGGCTGTGATGGAGGCAGAGATTTCTGATTTCACTGTCACTCAGCTTTAG
- the LOC113110944 gene encoding inter-alpha-trypsin inhibitor heavy chain H3-like isoform X15, with protein MMDRAALQVILLGMFLMSATSDPVKKKKNVDIYSFYINSTVTSRYATTVITSRVANTLNESQEIQFEVKIPKNAFISKFRMTIEGKTYDGVVKEKEAAQQQYNQAVSRGQSAGLVKSVGRTLEDFKTSVTVSAFSKVTFELTYEELLKRRLGKYELLINAQPMQPVADFKIDVHIQEKPGISFLEVKGDLSTGDLANAIKTTRADKDFQVWVTFYPTQDQQTKCKSCGENGLNGDLLITYDVERQNPKGEIMVSKGYFVHYFAPSDVPRISKNVVFIIDRSGSMSGRKIKQTRLALLKILSDLDEDDHFGLITFDSEVSLWKRELLRATEANLENAKSFVKEIRDRGATDINAAVLAGVDMINRHPREGTASILILLTDGDPTTGETNIEKIMSNVKKAIGNKFPLYCLGFGYDVNFDFLTKMSLENSGVARRIYEDSDADLQLQGFYEEVAVPLLTDIQLKYPGGTNLTKTSFSLYFNGSEIVVSGQITDNSVESFTTEVIAVSKGSNVTYQDTIMTKDPSDVPPENENFMQRLWAYLTVKQLLDRQVLLKGQEKEDEKKEALKLSLKYQFVTTLTSMVVTKPQEGEVEVANKPKEGKGGDGYTADVDSDDDDSAFLLHSDAMDYSDAMDYSVMIHHPLPTYGSPTIHTTTPPAVQVHSNRFLLPVVGQSKPLCFDVPLPHKLRLLQDSASEFSMNGESLSENHGFHQIAIHYKTNHHLIISTKSISYHNGQDKVEILWGQELTQHNTDGVSLVVLENEMNVTMGNIGVVIISHKKDGVKFLWPAIWEHPKDVNLTGVLGKSDISYVKTEGSQTPTLKMKDKEVKTYLETVSDYRFHSTPVQECWLVPFQAVMEAEISDFTVTQL; from the exons ATGATGGATCGAGCAGCTCTCCAGGTGATTCTCTTGGGCATGTTTCTCATGTCAGCCACTTCAGACCCTGTTAAGAAG aaaaaaaatgtggaTATATACAGCTTCTACATTAACTCCACGGTCACCAGTCGCTACGCCACAACAGTCATCACGAGCCGTGTTGCGAACACACTGAATGAATCTCAAGAGATCCAGTTTGAGGTCAAGATTCCCAAGAATGCCTTCATCAGCAAATTCAGAAT GACCATTGAGGGAAAAACATATGATGGGGTTGTGAAGGAAAAAGAAGCAGCTCAGCAGCAATACAATCAAGCAGTATCTCGAGGACAAAGTGCTGGACTGGTCaa ATCTGTTGGAAGGACTTTAGAGGACTTTAAAACCTCAGTGACAGTGTCTGCTTTTAGTAAAGTGACCTTTGAGTTGACCTACGAGGAACTGCTAAAGCGTCGCCTCGGAAAATATGAGCTACTCATCAATGCCCAACCAATGCAGCCGGTGGCTGACTTCAAG ATAGATGTACACATCCAAGAGAAACCAGGAATTTCCTTCTTGGAGGTGAAAGGAGATTTGAGCACCGGTGATCTGGCCAATGCCATCAAAACCACCAGAGCAGACAAAGAC TTTCAGGTATGGGTGACCTTCTACCCCACACAAGATCAACAGACCAAGTGTAAAAGCTGTGGAGAAAATGGGCTGAACGGTGACCTGCTCATAACATACGATGTGGAGAGACAAAATCCCAAAGGAGAAATCatg GTATCAAAAGGCTATTTCGTCCACTACTTTGCTCCATCTGATGTTCCACGTATTTCCAAAAATGTGGTGTTTATCATCGACCGGAGTGGTTCTATGAGCGGCCGAAAaataaaacag ACTCGATTGGCACTGCTAAAGATTTTAAGTGATCTTGATGAGGATGACCACTTTGGATTGATCACCTTTGACAGTGAAGTTAGCTTATGGAAGCGTGAGCTCCTCAGAGCTACTGAGGCAAATCTGGAGAATGCAAAATCTTTTGTGAAGGAGATCAGAGATAGAGGAG CCACGGACATAAACGCTGCAGTTCTAGCAGGAGTGGACATGATCAATCGACATCCACGAGAGGGAACAGCCTCCATCCTGATCCTGCTGACTGATGGAGATCCCACTACAG gtGAAACCAACATAGAGAAGATAATGTCCAATGTGAAAAAGGCCATTGGCAATAAATTTCCCCTCTATTGTCTTGGTTTTGGATATGATGTTAACTTTGACTTCCTGACAAAGATGTCACTGGAAAATAGTGGAGTTGCTCGCAGGATTTATGAAGATTCAGACGCTGATCTACAGCTGCAG GGCTTCTATGAAGAAGTTGCCGTCCCTCTCCTCACTGATATTCAACTTAAATACCCAGGAGGGACAAACCTTACCAAGACCAGCTTTAGTTTGTACTTCAATGGCTCTGAGATTGTGGTGTCAGGACAAATAACAGACAACAGTGTGGAGAGTTTCACCACTGAAGTCATCGCagtatca AAAGGCAGTaatgtgacatatcaggacactaTAATGACAAAAGACCCCAGTGATGTCCCACCTGAGAATGAAAATTTCATGCAGAGGTTGTGGGCCTACCTTACAGTGAAGCAGCTTCTGGACAGACA GGTGCTTCTTAAAGGACAGGAGAAAgaggatgaaaaaaaagaagctctCAAACTCTCCCTGAAATACCAGTTTGTCACTACCCTGACCTCTATGGTTGTCACTAAGCCACAGGAAGGTGAAGTGGAAGTGGCCAACAAACCCAAAGAGGGAAAAGGGGGAGATGGATATACAGCTGATGTTGATTCTGATGATGATGACTCAg CCTTCCTATTGCACAGCG ATGCAATGGATTATTCTG ATGCAATGGATTATTCTG TAATGATTCATCATCCTCTACCAACCT ATGGCTCCCCAACTATTCATACAACTACTCCCCCTGCTGTGCAAG TCCATAGCAATCGTTTCCTGCTGCCTGTTGTTGGTCAGTCTAAGCCACTCTGTTTCGACGTTCCTCTTCCTCACAAACTCAGACTCCTGCAGGATTCAGCTTCAG AGTTCTCTATGAACGGAGAGTCTTTGAGTGAAAATCATGGATTCCATCAAATTGCTATTCATTACAAAACTAACCATCATTTGATAATAAGCACAAAGTCTATCAGTTACCATAATGGCCAGGACAAAGTTGAGATTTTGTGGGGCCAGGAACTCACCCAACACAATACAGATGG GGTGTCTCTGGTTGTCCTGGAAAACGAAATGAATGTTACCATGGGAAATATTGGTGTTGTTATTATTTCTCATAAGAAAGATGGGGTCAAGTTTTTGTGGCCTGCCATTTGGGAACATCCAAAAGATGTTAACCTGACAGGTGTTTTAG GAAAGTCTGATATTTCATATGTGAAGACTGAAGGATCACAAACACCAACTCTTAAGATGAAGGACAAGGAGGTGAAGACATATTT GGAGACTGTCAGCGATTACAGATTCCATTCCACTCCTGTTCAGGAATGCTGGCTTGTCCCATTCCAGGCTGTGATGGAGGCAGAGATTTCTGATTTCACTGTCACTCAGCTTTAG